A region from the Aphis gossypii isolate Hap1 chromosome 1, ASM2018417v2, whole genome shotgun sequence genome encodes:
- the LOC114130474 gene encoding LOW QUALITY PROTEIN: probable serine/threonine-protein kinase nek3 (The sequence of the model RefSeq protein was modified relative to this genomic sequence to represent the inferred CDS: inserted 1 base in 1 codon) produces the protein MTFPTAVKKSGPLTISKSGSGSKALSPGSPKSPGSPQILPGSSKAPLASKASEKISTGSSVKKPSVPLKSSTIKNITKPIVDAKLEVEKTSAAKGVTKSVTKPPPLNIKITDAKGLQSPKTPTKSSIKSQMLTKSPLVTKPALVSKSTSVSTGMVRSPSITKSSQASVISPITKSSQVTTGVKSSTTSPLPVKSTLTPKSSAVSSPVAKSPPVVSKTNSTVPKSPTRITSTLTSKSVTSTASKESTISLKSKEQTIVAKPTTPVKKAPILSVKSSTSAKSPTTPTNKPPVISKSLSTTSSLKSSSVKTPTSPLKLTKEPTSTAKTSALKPTNNSTVISKSNSTSSKAIVKKESSSLSLLSVKSSSTIKSTTSPVSKTLTLKANVTPLSSSSSVTKNLIPKSPVAKTRPLAVVKIPSSPTVKTPLSSSVKTPSSPIVKTSMSTAAKIKTPSPAVKTRTPSLSLTKPPLSPVVKKMVPTKLILSPGPSKSKSLSSSRLNSVSTESLASRTSLKSPMTPKSTRVVPKSPSKIIKKTEEPKAKGIRGGQPIKKTIEIPGITELPSNQVSNEQETLKFDFVLENAFDSILKKENDSTITQIPDQDSLSLEKLETHKIVENINDDLKITNDFANKESALSNIINAQNIHSSPEVHENNLETIEEDSIEPLATPSLNEQKQKDINILSDFEVVKKDECMPCLNSISQSANGCSIVFDDNHFNITNENAFTNQLDETQSCVIDIDDHFEPMNDKLVLGDVPFETDSSQDDVSDNEQTIQKEVVENKNCGADQNDDVDDVFIFTDNISINSADSTEHFIHQFMPKSIKRSEGSSSISTDDGSLLSRKSYSEAVAGSPKDGEYYFDYDFEMVDDCLDYDDEGRSVFVEVTEKEFPELKPKDLSGKRRRNKKQKKRNYSNRTESQSDSSTEINYXPEDFDGNEFCRYIKMMKDCSFYPNGLFSSDSVKLSTSSSLSWLDISIRTTDDDLTPSIENLSTYEVFQASNLNKEFLTSIIGSSESTTTNETTWFWKSIEGKHQPHNKANITLSLQPRPKHLTTPRFMILLALISEAKGYEIKPLLSENFVTRDCMSRFDEKIRRLMVQGFWLIGRLINESLSEDEEVNCGNPFGFVDGDIGLWWAGINMLDWQEHLKECGSQNKDLPNCYQFVIENMGMTKHNTAEALSIMNAMPDDFMSELDMENFIHTVRNVKYYGGNCFVDSEENLENQNEVFEQDDEDLIEWEKSSVEKI, from the exons ATGACTTTCCCTACTGCTGTGAAAAAATCTGGACCTCTTACAATCTCCAAATCTGGATCAGGATCAAAGGCTTTATCACCAGGATCTCCTAAATCACCTGGTTCTCCTCAGATACTACCTGGGTCTTCTAAAGCACCGCTGGCTAGTAAGGCTTCTGAAAAAATCAGTACTGGGTCTTCTGTGAAGAAACCATCTGTTCCCTTAAAAAGCTCAACTATTAAGAATATTACCAAACCTATTGTTGATGCTAAGTTAGAAGTTGAAAAAACTTCTGCTGCCAAAGGAGTGACAAAATCTGTGACTAAACCACCTccacttaatataaaaataacggaTGCTAAAGGATTGCAATCGCCTAAAACTCCAACAAAATCATCAATTAAATCTCAAATGTTGACTAAATCTCCTTTGGTAACTAAGCCTGCATTAGTTTCTAAATCAACTTCGGTTTCAACTGGAATGGTTAGATCACCATCAATTACTAAATCATCTCAAGCATCTGTCATTTCGCCAATAACTAAATCTTCTCAAGTAACCACTGGAGTTAAGTCTTCAACTACATCTCCTCTCCCAGTTAAATCAACTTTAACACCTAAATCATCTGCTGTGTCTTCTCCAGTTGCAAAATCTCCTCCAGTAGTATCTAAAACAAATTCTACAGTTCCAAAATCACCAACAAGGATCACTTCAACTCTTACTTCTAAGTCTGTAACATCTACAGCAAGTAAAGAGAGcactatatcattaaaatcaaaagaaCAAACAATTGTTGCAAAACCTACTACTCCGGTTAAAAAAGCACCTATACTATCTGTAAAGAGTTCTACAAGTGCTAAGAGCCCAACTACACCAACAAACAAACCACCTGTGATATCAAAAAGCTTATCTACGACTTCTAGCCTAAAATCAAGTTCTGTGAAGACACCGACTTCTCCTTTAAAATTAACCAAAGAACCAACTAGTACTGCGAAGACATCTGCTTTAAAGCCGACTAACAATTCTACCGTGATTTCCAAATCGAATTCTACATCTTCAAAAGCTATTGTTAAAAAAGAATCAAGCTCTTTATCGCTACTTTCCGTTAAGTCTTCTTCGACAATAAAGTCAACTACTTCACCAGTGTCAAAAACGTTGACTTTGAAAGCTAACGTTACtccattatcatcatcatcatcagtTACTAAGAATTTGATTCCAAAATCACCAGTAGCAAAAACTAGGCCATTGGCAGTTGTAAAAATTCCATCATCACCTACAGTGAAAACTCCGCTATCATCAAGTGTAAAAACTCCATCATCGCCAATTGTAAAAACATCAATGTCGACAGccgcaaaaattaaaactccaTCACCAGCAGTGAAAACTAGAACTCCTTCACTATCGTTGACAAAACCCCCTTTGTCTccagtagtaaaaaaaatggtacCAACCAAATTGATATTAAGTCCTGGACCATCTAAAAGCAAATCTCTTTCATCTTCTAGACTCAATTCAGTTTCTACTGAGAGTTTGGCTTCAAGAACATCTTTAAAATCTCCCATGACTCCTAAATCTACCAGAGTGGTTCCAAAAAGtccttcaaaaataattaagaaaactGAAGAACCAAAAGCTAAAGGTATTCGTGGTGGACAACCAATTAAGAAGACCATAGAAATCCCAGGAATAACTGAGTTGCCTTCTAATCAAGTTTCAAACGAACAAGAAACTCTTAAGTTTGATTTTGTATTAGAAAATGCATTTGatagtattttgaaaaaagaaaatgattcTACAATCACTCAAATACCAGATCAAGATTCATTAAGCCTTGAGAAATTAGAAACTcataaaatagttgaaaatattaatgatgacttaaaaattactaacgaTTTTGCCAATAAAGAAAGTGCActttcaaacataataaatgcTCAAAATATTCATTCATCGCCAGAAgttcatgaaaataatttagaaactaTTGAAGAGGACTCAATAGAACCTTTAGCAACACCATCACTCAATGAACAGAAACAAAaagacattaatattttatcagacTTTGAAGTTGTGAAAAAGGACGAATGTATGCCatgtttaaatagtatttctcAATCTGCTAATGGTTGTAGTATTGTTTTTGATgacaatcattttaatataacaaatgaaAATGCCTTTACAAATCAGTTGGATGAAACACAATCGTGCGTTATAGATATAGATGATCACTTTGAACCTATGAATGACAAATTAGTTCTTGGAGATGTGCCATTTGAAACTGATTCAAGTCAAGATGATGTTTCTGATAACGAACAAACTATTCAAAAAGAAGTagtcgaaaataaaaattgtggtGCAGACCAAAATGATGATGTTgatgatgtatttatattcacagataatatatcaattaatagtGCCGATAGTactgaacattttattcatcaaTTTATGCCAAAATCAATCAAACGATCTGAAGGTTCATCATCTATTAGTACAGATGACGGAAGTCTTCTTAGTCGTAAATCTTATTCGGAAGCCGTTGCAGGATCACCTAAAGATGGAGAGTATTATTTTGACTATGATTTTGAAATGGTTGATGATTGTTTGGATTATGATGATGAAGGACGATCAGTATTTGTTGAAGTAACAGAAAAGGAATTTCCAGAATTAAAACCAAAAGATTTATCTGGTAAAAGAAgaagaaacaaaaaacaaaagaagAGGAATTACAGTAACAGAACAGAATCTCAAtctg ATTCAAGTACTGAAATCAATT AACCAGAAGATTTTGATGGGAATGAATTTTGTCGTTACATCAAGATGATGAAGGATTGTTCGTTTTATCCAAATGGATTATTTTCATCGGATTCAGTCAAATTATCTACTTCATCATCCTTATCATGGTTAGACATATCTATCCGTACGACTGATGATGACTTAACACCATCTATAGAGAACTTAAGTACCTATGAAGTTTTCCAAGCAAGTAATTtgaataaagaatttttaacgTCAATAATTGGCTCCAGCGAATCAACTACAACAAATGAAACTACCTGGTTTTGGAAATCTATTGAGGGTAAACATCAACCCCACAATAAGGCCAACATAACACTTAGTCTTCAACCAAGACCTAAACATTTAACTACACCTCGTTTCATGATTCTTTTGGCACTCATTAGTGAGGCTAAGGGATACGAAATCAAACCATTATTGTCTGAAAATTTTGTCACTAGAGATTGCATGTCAAgatttgatgaaaaaattagACGGCTCATGGTTCAAGGATTTTGGCTTATTGGCCgtttaataaatgaaagttTGTCTGAAGATGAAGAAGTGAATTGTGGAAATCCATTCGGGTTCGTTGATGGTGACATTGGCTTATGGTGGGCAGGAATTAATATGTTGGATTGGCAAGAACACTTGAAAGAATGTGGTAGTCAAAACAAGGACTTACCTAACTGCTATCAGtttgttattgaaaacatGGGCATGACTAAACATAATACAGCTGAAGCTCTATCAATCATGAATGCTATGCCCGATGACTTTATGAGCGAACTGGATATGGAAAATTTCATACACACTGTGCGTAATGTCAAGTATTACGGTGGAAACTGTTTTGTTGACAGTGAAGAGAATTTAGAAAACCAAAATGAAGTCTTTGAACAGGATGATGAAGACCTTATAGAATGGGAAAAAAGCTCTGttgaaaaaatctaa